One window of the Bacillus alkalicellulosilyticus genome contains the following:
- a CDS encoding Ldh family oxidoreductase — protein MELSEKNKLLKKTKDYLLSIGYNLKESDSIINSLIYAEMHGVKSHGFNRIFSGFLKKIIDKSMVESNQEPILIDKDNGFITYDGNFSVGYHGIKLVLRKIVEELEVNNIVFCNINNMYPTNCLAEYASYLNDYGAICYITSKSPDRVTSPIDFQKEISDIKPSIGTNAYAWGFPSINSEHVIFDTSMAATTNGELLRIKNGLDDNFNSDNYLTSSYNRPKSPEELFENEDFSGYILPFGGEKNYKGFGNLLPAEMFNLFQSNNLIGTSTTIIAIKVQDRVQYSEKLNQYKEKVKNSTTYTDGTITMLPFERKKKLYVQNNIEEITQKYKEEIDNLPTSQNRIKDLGFTNERIVGENAFDINVFKEKSIEDVINKFIDITDLSIGNGDLKKYAFNLLSEEEFFDRWCDETYELPKLPDHKTLLSNIIDKVEFNSKDVILDLGSGDGKLLDIIPLCSEVDCFDISKKMLQKIEGKKDKFQFTINTKHGDFLEYKFNKKYSKIIAIMSLHHIKEINKAIKKSYKILNEDGYLIIGETFLDSINLNSPENIRNISSLYLRKMVNCFNNNCLKHALKEIQILKKILYSQGEYMLPMNIWKDTLRSNGFQVLNAQLTSPLIKYGYIIARKL, from the coding sequence GTGGAATTATCAGAAAAGAACAAACTTTTAAAAAAAACAAAAGATTATTTACTTTCTATTGGCTATAATTTAAAAGAATCGGATTCCATAATTAATTCTTTAATATATGCAGAGATGCATGGTGTAAAAAGTCATGGTTTTAACAGGATATTTAGTGGGTTCTTAAAAAAAATCATAGACAAGTCGATGGTAGAATCCAATCAAGAACCTATATTAATAGATAAGGACAATGGTTTTATAACTTATGATGGTAATTTTTCAGTGGGTTACCATGGGATTAAGTTAGTCTTAAGGAAAATAGTAGAGGAGCTTGAGGTTAACAATATTGTTTTCTGTAACATAAATAACATGTATCCTACAAACTGCTTGGCTGAATATGCTAGTTATTTAAATGATTACGGGGCAATTTGTTACATAACTTCAAAATCGCCTGATAGAGTAACCTCACCAATTGATTTTCAAAAAGAAATCTCTGATATCAAACCGTCAATCGGGACAAATGCCTATGCATGGGGATTCCCTAGCATTAATAGTGAACATGTGATTTTTGACACTTCAATGGCAGCAACAACTAATGGTGAGTTACTTAGAATCAAAAATGGTTTGGATGATAATTTCAATTCAGATAACTATTTAACATCAAGTTATAATAGGCCCAAATCTCCAGAAGAGTTATTCGAAAATGAGGATTTTTCTGGATATATATTACCGTTTGGTGGTGAAAAAAATTATAAAGGTTTTGGGAACCTATTACCTGCAGAGATGTTTAACTTGTTTCAGAGCAACAATTTAATTGGTACTTCGACTACTATAATAGCTATAAAAGTACAAGATAGAGTTCAGTATAGTGAAAAATTAAATCAATACAAGGAAAAAGTAAAAAATTCAACAACATACACGGACGGAACTATTACAATGTTGCCCTTTGAGAGGAAAAAGAAACTATATGTTCAAAATAATATAGAAGAAATTACACAAAAATATAAGGAAGAAATTGACAACCTGCCTACTTCTCAAAATAGAATCAAAGATTTAGGATTCACAAATGAAAGGATTGTTGGGGAAAATGCATTTGATATAAATGTTTTTAAAGAAAAATCAATAGAGGATGTCATCAATAAATTCATTGATATTACTGATCTATCCATAGGCAATGGTGACCTTAAAAAGTATGCTTTTAATTTGTTAAGTGAGGAGGAGTTTTTTGATAGATGGTGTGATGAAACATATGAGCTCCCGAAATTACCAGACCATAAAACTCTATTAAGTAACATAATTGATAAAGTAGAATTTAACTCAAAAGATGTAATCCTTGACTTAGGAAGTGGTGATGGAAAATTACTTGATATTATTCCTTTATGCTCTGAGGTAGATTGCTTTGATATATCAAAAAAAATGTTACAAAAAATTGAAGGGAAAAAGGATAAATTTCAATTTACAATCAACACTAAGCACGGGGATTTTCTTGAATACAAATTTAATAAAAAATATTCAAAGATAATCGCAATAATGTCATTACATCATATTAAAGAAATCAATAAAGCAATTAAAAAAAGCTATAAAATTCTAAACGAAGATGGTTATTTAATTATTGGAGAGACATTTTTAGATTCCATAAATCTAAATTCTCCGGAAAATATTAGAAATATATCTTCGTTATATTTAAGAAAAATGGTAAACTGCTTTAACAATAATTGTTTAAAACATGCACTAAAAGAAATTCAAATACTAAAGAAAATCTTATATTCACAAGGAGAATATATGCTTCCTATGAATATTTGGAAAGATACTCTAAGAAGTAATGGCTTTCAAGTTTTAAATGCCCAATTGACTTCCCCGCTAATAAAATATGGGTACATCATTGCAAGGAAACTTTAA
- a CDS encoding aspartate aminotransferase family protein, producing MTFEYIKDNYSVWHPFTTIRLMSEYGIEIVGGKGIYLEDSNGKSYINGFSGLSLILGTKNEEIIDAIYQQLNKLPYCSMFSMTNLPARKLAEKLVEITPKGLDKVVFTTSGSESVEAAIKISRQFFYIQNQKQKKHIISLQDSYHGTLYGAFSASGIYSKEEHEIYGPVLPGFSFIDSSFYNSSQNISYVSATKLEDEIKEVGKENVSAFIMEPVLGAGGVIIPPKGYISAVYEICKKYNILFILDESATGFGRTGTMFAMEHEGVTPDILILSKAINGGCLPLGAVLVSNNIFNQFNDSDSILAHGTSQSGNPTSCAASLKTIEIIQRDNLVVNARIVGDYFINLCSELIEYDIVSDVRGIGLMIIIELTNKNQPLTTEETFNIYLKLLGEGLITHYKKNRIGFFPPLTISKEEAKVTYEIIKKVISEYEGR from the coding sequence ATGACTTTTGAATATATAAAAGATAATTATTCTGTTTGGCACCCTTTCACAACAATCAGATTAATGTCGGAATACGGAATTGAAATTGTTGGAGGGAAAGGAATATATTTGGAGGATAGTAACGGTAAGAGCTATATAAACGGATTTAGTGGACTTTCTCTAATACTTGGTACTAAAAATGAAGAGATTATTGATGCTATTTACCAACAATTAAACAAACTTCCATACTGTTCAATGTTTAGTATGACAAACTTGCCTGCTAGAAAACTCGCAGAAAAATTAGTAGAGATAACACCAAAGGGATTAGATAAAGTAGTTTTTACAACATCTGGTTCTGAATCTGTTGAAGCTGCTATTAAAATTTCTCGTCAGTTTTTCTATATACAAAACCAAAAACAAAAAAAGCATATTATTTCATTACAAGATTCTTACCATGGAACATTGTATGGGGCATTTTCAGCAAGTGGAATTTATTCTAAGGAAGAACATGAAATTTATGGGCCAGTACTCCCAGGGTTTTCTTTTATTGATTCGTCTTTTTATAATTCTTCCCAAAATATTTCTTATGTAAGTGCTACCAAATTAGAAGATGAAATTAAAGAAGTAGGAAAAGAAAATGTGAGTGCTTTCATTATGGAGCCAGTTTTGGGTGCTGGTGGTGTAATAATTCCCCCAAAAGGGTATATTTCAGCTGTTTATGAAATTTGTAAGAAATATAACATTTTATTTATATTAGATGAGTCTGCAACAGGGTTTGGAAGAACAGGGACTATGTTTGCTATGGAACATGAGGGGGTAACCCCTGACATTCTCATCTTATCAAAAGCAATAAACGGAGGTTGCTTACCTTTGGGTGCAGTACTTGTCAGTAATAATATATTTAATCAATTTAATGATTCCGATAGTATATTGGCTCATGGCACATCACAGTCAGGTAATCCCACTTCTTGTGCTGCAAGTTTAAAGACAATTGAAATAATCCAAAGGGATAATCTAGTTGTTAATGCGAGAATAGTAGGAGATTATTTTATTAATTTATGTTCTGAATTAATAGAATACGACATTGTTAGTGATGTAAGAGGTATAGGATTAATGATAATAATTGAACTAACAAATAAAAATCAACCCCTAACAACAGAGGAGACATTTAATATTTACTTAAAGCTTTTAGGTGAAGGCTTAATTACTCATTATAAAAAAAATAGAATTGGTTTTTTCCCACCACTAACTATTTCTAAGGAAGAAGCTAAGGTTACATATGAAATTATAAAAAAAGTTATAAGTGAATATGAAGGGAGATAA
- a CDS encoding class I SAM-dependent methyltransferase: MNISEKGIKNYYLSKEEFELLPYIDSRNYIESSKERFTGWESSFDTSHPDWKKRIEVQSSLMYCLDQCLAEEIDNYINQDSLKVIFLGASLGSIASYFSMNILKKYSLLDKTEIYIYDLLHEPLEKTKKGDFDFSTESEKDCGFSESFSAKEYKEKLKKAHILSGSITEIPENIGKFDIVIAPYIHHHLNIYDKKSASKDMVEITKKNGLILLGDLYFTYETFINWLEDHKEEFVGGKGTYALESFITIDEHIAMFEGTSVVNREMKDYFYIFGLKK; this comes from the coding sequence GTGAATATATCAGAAAAAGGTATTAAAAATTATTATTTAAGTAAAGAAGAGTTTGAGTTATTACCGTATATTGACAGTAGAAATTATATTGAATCTTCAAAAGAAAGGTTTACAGGTTGGGAAAGTTCTTTTGATACAAGTCATCCAGATTGGAAAAAGAGAATTGAAGTCCAAAGTAGTTTGATGTACTGCCTTGATCAATGTCTTGCTGAGGAAATTGACAATTATATAAATCAAGATAGTTTGAAAGTGATTTTTTTAGGTGCCTCACTTGGATCAATAGCTTCCTATTTTTCTATGAATATTTTAAAGAAGTATAGTTTATTAGATAAGACAGAAATCTATATTTATGACCTCTTGCATGAGCCACTTGAAAAGACTAAAAAGGGCGATTTTGATTTCTCAACTGAATCTGAGAAAGATTGTGGTTTCTCAGAAAGCTTTTCTGCTAAAGAGTATAAAGAAAAGTTAAAAAAAGCACATATATTATCAGGGTCAATAACCGAGATACCTGAGAACATTGGAAAATTTGATATTGTTATAGCACCGTATATACATCATCACTTAAACATTTATGATAAAAAAAGTGCTAGTAAAGACATGGTAGAAATAACTAAAAAGAACGGACTTATCCTATTAGGTGATCTTTATTTTACCTATGAAACTTTTATTAATTGGTTGGAAGATCATAAAGAAGAGTTTGTTGGAGGTAAAGGTACGTATGCACTAGAGTCATTTATTACTATCGATGAGCATATAGCAATGTTTGAAGGTACTTCGGTAGTCAATCGAGAGATGAAAGACTACTTCTACATATTTGGGTTAAAAAAATAA
- a CDS encoding radical SAM protein, with product MNNYFEIPKENIEAITKNLSVPKLVEVDEILENATKRELTLHEVNLLLNAINSIEFTEIKNKVLNVSKKLREKTFGNQVITMAPVEVSNFCASDCVFCGWRTTNTEMKRLRLSMDLVLEQVKYLINKGIYIIELVGGDDFKFVRHDLPMLVKEVKKLFPENIEGKVIVCTMALTQKQYEDLKEVGVDGVITWQETYDKSLYDQNITRGPKAYGIDDDYRVNKDGDGFLFRVQSQDRALNAGLQVALGTMVGFNPNLNYEVLATISHANHILDNYDIDDTTPIIIGMPTWNTITTKKTDNRPINHPSIEPFFPYISAIYFLACQKGKVWVFPNCRVSLNTQVEAVATSGIFTSTEVKVGPGGYLKSAIEKMEPEQKVRIINEIKQKLVDNPNDNSDIFEVLDKMEQFNHSYHKHEEYVECFTKEGLSTNDIFTLKV from the coding sequence ATGAATAACTATTTTGAAATTCCAAAAGAAAATATTGAGGCAATCACAAAAAATCTTAGTGTTCCAAAATTAGTAGAGGTTGACGAAATTTTAGAAAATGCAACCAAACGGGAATTAACATTACATGAAGTAAATTTATTATTAAATGCGATAAATTCTATTGAATTCACTGAAATAAAAAATAAGGTATTAAATGTATCAAAAAAATTAAGGGAAAAAACTTTTGGTAATCAAGTAATTACAATGGCTCCAGTTGAAGTATCAAACTTTTGCGCCTCTGACTGTGTATTTTGTGGTTGGAGAACGACTAATACTGAAATGAAAAGATTACGTTTGTCAATGGATCTTGTTTTAGAACAAGTTAAATATCTAATAAATAAGGGGATATATATTATCGAATTAGTAGGTGGTGATGACTTTAAATTTGTCCGTCATGATTTACCTATGCTTGTTAAGGAAGTAAAGAAATTATTCCCTGAAAATATTGAAGGGAAAGTAATTGTTTGTACAATGGCACTTACTCAAAAACAATATGAAGATTTAAAAGAAGTAGGTGTTGACGGAGTAATAACATGGCAAGAAACCTATGATAAATCACTGTATGATCAAAATATAACTAGGGGACCTAAGGCTTACGGAATAGATGATGATTATAGGGTGAATAAAGATGGAGATGGTTTCTTATTTAGAGTTCAGTCTCAAGATAGAGCTTTAAACGCTGGTCTCCAAGTAGCATTAGGAACAATGGTAGGATTTAACCCAAATCTGAACTATGAGGTGTTAGCAACTATTTCTCATGCTAACCACATTTTGGACAACTATGATATAGATGATACTACGCCCATAATAATAGGTATGCCTACCTGGAACACTATTACAACGAAAAAAACTGATAATAGACCAATTAACCATCCTTCAATAGAGCCTTTTTTTCCATATATTTCAGCCATTTATTTTCTAGCTTGTCAAAAGGGGAAAGTATGGGTATTTCCAAATTGTCGTGTATCATTAAACACACAAGTGGAAGCAGTGGCTACAAGCGGTATTTTTACTTCAACTGAAGTTAAAGTTGGACCAGGTGGATATTTAAAGTCAGCTATAGAAAAGATGGAACCTGAACAGAAGGTTAGGATTATTAATGAAATCAAACAAAAACTGGTTGATAATCCAAATGATAATTCTGATATATTTGAGGTGTTGGATAAAATGGAACAATTTAACCATTCATACCATAAACATGAAGAATATGTAGAATGCTTTACTAAAGAGGGACTAAGTACTAACGATATTTTCACTTTAAAAGTATAA
- a CDS encoding nucleoside-diphosphate kinase, producing the protein MLTKDELVSQFNEFSTESNILSDFLNNAPNDAIESIDKIGLILLAPENFALGIMEDLLLYLEKKNLIFLDFTIKDQLSDEDLTLLYLPNCKPFVPVFIPNDFRWWLIKQRFTMGPVCAILVGSKDCGTNSIPRLLEGLKGYRVPYKAKVNSIRAKFPSINGILNLVHTSHNSAFVLREGSIFFDLKRIIQSILIARDKGNQGTFSAQYIYNNYLKGYDFHQESSKSFFEVYFRLQHKILNRLTFKEKVNTETVSQLFVLVNDGIRIATENYVKREELFTLAFSIIISQKEIIISNFPSINKKEFLFVNDPVNCLLNSFYTLVSLENAHNVDWIEYIKLLDAFGITVSEWEELVIETTLFNINQEFPEALINKLRQ; encoded by the coding sequence ATGTTAACAAAAGATGAGCTGGTGTCACAATTCAATGAGTTCTCAACAGAGTCTAATATTCTAAGTGATTTTCTTAACAATGCTCCTAATGATGCCATTGAGAGTATTGATAAAATTGGCCTCATTTTATTGGCTCCTGAAAATTTTGCATTAGGTATAATGGAGGACTTACTACTATATTTAGAGAAAAAAAATCTCATATTTTTAGATTTCACAATAAAAGATCAACTTTCTGATGAAGATTTAACTTTATTATATCTACCGAATTGTAAACCTTTTGTCCCGGTTTTTATTCCAAATGATTTCCGTTGGTGGTTAATTAAACAAAGGTTTACAATGGGTCCCGTTTGTGCAATTTTAGTTGGGAGTAAAGATTGCGGCACGAATAGTATTCCTAGGTTATTGGAAGGTTTAAAAGGTTACAGAGTACCATATAAAGCAAAAGTGAATAGCATAAGAGCAAAGTTCCCATCAATTAACGGTATATTGAACCTGGTACACACCTCACATAATAGTGCTTTTGTACTTAGGGAAGGAAGTATATTCTTCGATTTAAAACGTATTATACAATCTATTTTAATTGCTAGAGATAAAGGGAATCAAGGAACTTTCTCAGCTCAATATATTTATAACAATTATTTAAAAGGCTATGATTTTCATCAAGAATCTTCTAAAAGTTTTTTTGAAGTTTATTTTAGATTACAACACAAGATTTTAAATAGACTTACTTTTAAGGAGAAAGTAAATACCGAAACTGTATCTCAATTATTTGTACTTGTGAACGATGGAATTCGTATAGCAACGGAGAATTACGTTAAAAGAGAAGAACTTTTTACTTTAGCTTTTTCAATAATAATAAGCCAGAAAGAAATTATTATTAGTAATTTTCCAAGTATAAATAAAAAAGAGTTCCTCTTTGTAAATGATCCAGTAAATTGTTTATTGAACTCTTTTTATACTCTAGTAAGTTTAGAAAATGCACACAATGTTGACTGGATTGAGTATATCAAATTATTAGATGCTTTTGGAATAACTGTATCTGAATGGGAGGAATTAGTTATTGAAACTACACTTTTTAATATTAATCAAGAATTCCCGGAAGCTTTGATAAACAAATTAAGACAGTAG
- a CDS encoding PLP-dependent transferase, with amino-acid sequence MKHVNNYVGNNKEIPIYKDIGFILQNDDSINGENYIYSRHNNPTIRMIENHLCEMENAKWSLISPSGMSAIDIALSIFQSRNKRPWAFFNNLYSGTISYIERVLVRRGIVPIFIDDNGFEEYNLEYIKEVIRKERPEVLFFESISNPLLIVPNFYEIIKIAKLFGTKVIIDNTLATPLIFNPLDLGASLVIHSATKYLSGHNTLMAGIIFGNDFELYELVKDYQKCTGQVVSPENAFNLFENIKTFEIRFRKQCENAYKLASLFNCNNKAIKVRYPGLTHNHINKGQCASNNNIIKLSKNQLFGAVIVIQINLNTKLQKHDLFINLLSSVMDSSPSLGATRSSILNVGSFFTSKKTNYSEGLYRLSIGIEDISKLEYDFSKALNVLE; translated from the coding sequence ATGAAACATGTTAATAATTATGTGGGGAACAATAAAGAAATCCCTATATACAAAGATATCGGATTCATACTTCAAAATGATGATTCTATAAATGGTGAAAACTATATTTATTCTAGGCACAACAATCCCACAATACGTATGATTGAAAACCATTTATGTGAAATGGAAAATGCAAAATGGTCCTTAATCTCACCTTCAGGTATGTCAGCAATAGATATAGCCTTGTCAATTTTTCAATCAAGGAATAAAAGACCTTGGGCATTTTTTAATAATTTATATAGTGGGACAATTTCATACATTGAAAGGGTACTTGTTAGAAGAGGAATTGTACCTATTTTTATAGACGACAATGGATTTGAAGAATATAACCTTGAGTATATTAAGGAAGTAATCCGAAAAGAAAGACCTGAGGTCCTTTTCTTTGAATCTATTTCAAATCCACTTTTAATTGTGCCCAATTTTTATGAAATAATTAAGATCGCTAAATTGTTTGGAACAAAAGTAATTATTGATAATACATTAGCTACACCATTAATATTCAATCCTTTAGATTTAGGTGCTTCCCTAGTTATCCATAGTGCTACTAAATATTTATCTGGCCATAATACTTTGATGGCTGGAATTATTTTCGGAAATGATTTTGAATTATATGAATTAGTTAAAGATTATCAAAAATGTACTGGGCAAGTTGTTAGTCCAGAGAATGCTTTTAATTTATTTGAAAATATAAAAACATTTGAAATCAGATTTAGGAAACAATGTGAGAATGCATACAAGTTAGCTTCTTTATTTAATTGCAATAACAAAGCTATTAAAGTCCGTTATCCTGGGTTAACTCATAATCATATTAACAAAGGGCAGTGCGCTAGTAATAATAATATTATTAAACTTTCTAAAAATCAATTGTTTGGGGCAGTGATAGTTATTCAAATAAACTTAAATACAAAACTTCAAAAACATGATTTATTTATTAACCTATTATCCTCGGTAATGGATAGTTCTCCTTCACTAGGAGCTACCCGATCTAGTATTCTAAATGTTGGTTCATTTTTCACATCAAAAAAGACAAATTATTCCGAAGGTTTATACCGTTTATCAATTGGTATTGAAGATATTTCTAAACTTGAATATGACTTTTCCAAAGCTTTAAACGTTTTGGAATAA
- a CDS encoding type 1 glutamine amidotransferase, protein MIDILKNAVGVKERLDLDIKYRDELTQISHNIYSGIIILGSFTPYNDESKWVQDLKHFIIEVYKLGQVPLLGICMAHELIASIFGGKVQKHKFRRELGTVQFELTEDGCNSMLFDGITKFFNVNTAHSHDVIEPPLNANILAFNERGPCQSFKLKNLYCVQFHPDIKTSTLKKWLKEDSNIERLINEKYINSKDEIDKFLDDTFYITETNIIIFRNFLRICKHNT, encoded by the coding sequence GTGATAGATATATTAAAAAATGCAGTTGGAGTTAAAGAAAGATTAGATCTGGACATTAAGTACCGTGATGAATTAACCCAAATTTCTCACAATATTTATTCAGGAATAATAATACTAGGTTCTTTTACGCCTTATAATGATGAATCTAAATGGGTTCAAGATTTAAAACATTTTATTATAGAAGTTTATAAACTAGGACAGGTTCCATTGCTTGGAATTTGTATGGCACATGAATTAATAGCTAGTATATTTGGCGGGAAAGTACAAAAACATAAATTTCGACGAGAATTAGGTACTGTTCAATTTGAGTTAACTGAAGATGGTTGTAATTCTATGTTGTTTGATGGCATAACAAAGTTTTTTAATGTAAACACTGCACATTCGCATGACGTAATTGAACCGCCATTAAATGCAAATATTTTGGCTTTTAATGAGAGAGGTCCTTGTCAGTCGTTTAAACTTAAAAATTTATATTGTGTTCAGTTCCATCCTGATATAAAAACAAGCACTCTGAAGAAATGGCTTAAGGAAGATAGTAATATAGAGAGATTAATAAATGAAAAATATATTAATTCTAAAGATGAAATTGACAAATTTTTAGATGATACCTTTTATATCACGGAGACAAATATAATTATATTCAGGAATTTTTTAAGAATTTGTAAACATAATACATGA
- a CDS encoding nucleoside-diphosphate kinase, translating into MIIKDLISEKQKMVFDSDSLNYFVESAEDNIIDSLGELGLILLGPETFITSNVEKVLTLLEDRGFVFLRICVIDSFTKEQLAQFIPKSIANSFRWWLIQERYIMGPTAALMVCRDKKINEPILRELKRIKGYRIPLNAEESTLRNQLPTINGLLNFVHTPDNSAFLLRDSEPFFNTEDVIQAINEIEDIHLGHTRGLSINDIKEKYLNGYINENNLNYSFFSILFSLVHRIYSKILQLSKHSIRSIISLQNILTEALEKREQLVERIEQIQAIKNYTDELIIGYNKTKIDSFHNFFEEKDYIKAHILWDISYDLLSLKNSSKKDWITIFKKLEYCDVKIKNIEYLILISTFLNIEEEIQI; encoded by the coding sequence ATGATAATAAAAGATTTAATAAGTGAGAAACAAAAAATGGTATTTGATTCAGATAGCCTAAATTATTTTGTTGAATCTGCTGAAGATAATATTATTGATTCTCTTGGAGAATTGGGTTTGATTTTGTTAGGACCCGAAACTTTTATCACTTCCAATGTAGAAAAAGTTTTAACATTATTAGAGGACCGTGGATTTGTCTTTTTAAGGATTTGTGTTATCGACTCTTTTACTAAAGAACAGCTGGCACAATTTATACCCAAAAGTATTGCTAATTCATTCCGGTGGTGGTTAATCCAAGAACGTTATATTATGGGTCCAACTGCTGCTCTGATGGTATGTAGAGATAAGAAAATAAATGAACCCATTCTAAGAGAACTTAAAAGAATTAAAGGGTATAGAATACCACTAAATGCCGAGGAATCTACTTTACGTAATCAATTACCCACAATTAATGGTTTGTTAAATTTTGTTCATACGCCTGATAACAGTGCCTTTTTATTAAGAGATTCTGAACCATTTTTCAACACCGAAGATGTTATTCAGGCTATTAATGAAATTGAAGATATTCATTTAGGTCATACAAGAGGCCTTAGTATAAATGATATTAAAGAGAAGTATTTAAACGGATATATAAATGAAAATAATTTAAACTATTCTTTCTTTTCTATTTTATTTTCATTAGTTCATCGAATATATTCAAAGATATTACAATTATCTAAACATTCTATTCGTTCAATTATAAGTTTACAAAATATTTTAACCGAAGCGCTAGAAAAGAGAGAACAATTGGTTGAAAGAATAGAACAAATACAAGCAATAAAAAACTATACTGATGAACTAATCATAGGATATAACAAAACTAAGATTGATAGTTTTCACAACTTTTTTGAAGAAAAGGATTATATTAAAGCACATATACTCTGGGATATTTCCTATGATTTATTATCTTTGAAAAATTCTTCAAAAAAAGATTGGATAACGATATTTAAAAAATTAGAATACTGTGATGTGAAGATAAAAAATATTGAATACTTAATATTAATTAGTACATTCTTAAATATAGAAGAAGAAATTCAAATTTAG
- the aepX gene encoding phosphoenolpyruvate mutase has protein sequence MKTQKLRALLNSGEIIKVIGAHNGLSAKLAEQAGFDAIWASGLEISASHAVPDANILTMTENLQAAIVMNQATSIPIICDCDSGYGSVNNVIRMVKEYERNGIAGICIEDKRFPKLNSFIEGSQKLEDISDFQQKIRAAKDTQVNPDFVIIARIEALIAGMGMEEALKRADAYVEAGADAILIHSKMDDINEIQEFITKFDKKTPIVIVPTTYPNITTKEMSDLNIKMVIYANHGLRSAITAMENVFSRIIEDGTTAYIESSITSMDRVFELQGMFEMREKEDRYKKNLLEIR, from the coding sequence ATGAAAACGCAAAAATTAAGGGCACTTTTGAACTCTGGAGAAATTATTAAGGTTATTGGGGCACACAATGGTTTAAGCGCAAAGCTTGCAGAACAAGCTGGTTTTGATGCCATTTGGGCAAGTGGTTTAGAAATATCTGCATCTCATGCGGTACCAGATGCTAATATTTTGACAATGACTGAAAATTTACAAGCGGCTATTGTTATGAATCAAGCTACGTCAATTCCTATAATTTGCGATTGTGACTCTGGTTATGGAAGTGTTAATAATGTAATTAGAATGGTAAAAGAATATGAAAGAAATGGTATTGCTGGTATATGTATAGAAGACAAGAGGTTTCCCAAACTTAACAGCTTTATAGAAGGGTCTCAAAAATTGGAAGATATTAGTGATTTTCAACAAAAAATAAGAGCTGCGAAAGATACTCAGGTTAATCCTGATTTTGTTATAATCGCGAGAATTGAGGCTCTAATTGCTGGAATGGGGATGGAAGAGGCATTAAAAAGGGCAGATGCTTATGTTGAGGCAGGCGCAGATGCCATTCTAATTCATTCAAAAATGGATGATATTAATGAAATTCAAGAATTTATAACAAAGTTTGATAAAAAAACACCAATTGTAATAGTTCCGACGACATATCCAAATATTACAACAAAGGAAATGTCAGATTTAAACATAAAGATGGTGATTTACGCTAATCATGGGTTGAGAAGTGCAATCACGGCAATGGAGAATGTATTCTCGCGCATCATTGAGGATGGGACTACAGCATATATTGAGTCAAGTATAACTTCAATGGATAGAGTATTTGAATTGCAAGGGATGTTTGAAATGAGGGAAAAAGAAGATAGATATAAAAAAAACCTATTAGAAATTAGATAA